One Kaistella polysaccharea DNA segment encodes these proteins:
- the tilS gene encoding tRNA lysidine(34) synthetase TilS: MLNTETFQQSLSELTPNYEATKYLLAVSGGADSMVLLNLFTELKLSFEVAHVNYGLRGLDSEADQLLLEEICKENNISLHLYNVSDVDQRPKNSIQEWARILRYNFFNKIKNERNLDFTVTAHHLNDELETFIINLSKASGIKGLSGIPAKKNKILRPLLHFTKEEIYGFAAENKVWFREDLSNQKNDYLRNFIRNEITPNLLKVNENFLTNFGKSLKYLNESHQFIEENILKISAEIMTKENNSIVLNKVAFLKQSEFVQFEILRKFNFDSPEEIRKIGKSESGKRFLSQSHELKVDREILIITARTSEIPEQKEIILEITAENTVIIPEDFKSNILKFGKLSWKVDQEQIQFPLLLRKAKKGDIFYPIGMIGRKKIAKFFKDEKLPILAHQKIWLLCDGKNDILGVIPLRQDGRFAATKDSSKIIKIKL, encoded by the coding sequence TTGCTTAATACCGAGACTTTTCAGCAATCGCTCAGCGAACTGACCCCAAATTACGAGGCGACAAAGTATTTACTTGCCGTAAGCGGAGGTGCTGACTCGATGGTTCTTTTGAATTTATTTACAGAATTAAAATTAAGCTTCGAAGTTGCCCACGTAAATTATGGTTTGCGCGGTTTAGATTCTGAAGCAGATCAATTGCTCCTAGAAGAGATTTGTAAGGAAAATAATATTTCTCTCCATCTATATAACGTTTCGGATGTTGATCAGCGGCCAAAAAATTCAATTCAGGAATGGGCGAGAATCTTACGCTATAATTTCTTTAATAAAATTAAGAATGAAAGAAATCTGGACTTTACCGTAACGGCCCATCATTTAAATGATGAACTGGAAACCTTTATCATTAATCTTTCAAAAGCTTCTGGCATCAAAGGTTTAAGCGGAATTCCTGCGAAAAAAAATAAAATACTTCGGCCACTTTTACATTTTACCAAAGAGGAAATTTACGGGTTCGCAGCAGAAAATAAAGTTTGGTTTCGGGAAGATCTTTCGAATCAGAAAAATGATTATTTACGGAATTTTATTCGGAATGAAATTACGCCGAACCTCTTAAAAGTGAACGAAAATTTTCTCACCAATTTCGGTAAAAGTTTAAAATACCTCAACGAGAGTCATCAATTCATTGAAGAAAATATTTTAAAAATTTCGGCGGAAATTATGACTAAAGAAAACAATTCCATCGTTCTTAATAAAGTTGCTTTTCTAAAGCAAAGTGAGTTTGTGCAGTTTGAAATTCTCCGAAAATTCAATTTTGATTCACCAGAAGAAATAAGAAAAATAGGGAAATCAGAAAGCGGAAAGAGATTTCTATCCCAAAGTCACGAACTAAAAGTTGACCGGGAAATATTGATAATTACGGCAAGAACCTCGGAAATTCCGGAACAAAAAGAAATTATTTTAGAAATTACCGCAGAAAATACGGTAATCATTCCTGAAGATTTTAAATCAAATATTTTAAAATTCGGAAAATTAAGCTGGAAAGTCGATCAAGAACAAATTCAATTTCCTTTACTATTAAGAAAAGCAAAAAAAGGTGATATTTTCTATCCTATTGGAATGATAGGCAGAAAGAAAATCGCAAAATTTTTTAAGGATGAAAAATTACCTATTTTAGCCCATCAAAAAATTTGGCTTTTGTGCGACGGCAAAAACGATATTTTGGGAGTAATTCCTTTACGACAGGACGGCAGGTTTGCAGCCACAAAAGATTCATCTAAAATTATCAAAATTAAATTATAG
- a CDS encoding O-methyltransferase, translating into MSFFEEHCPEVDRYLEDHASAEPDILKRLRKETYQKTTQPHMISGYLQGRFLSLISKMVSPENILEIGTFTGYATLCLAEGLRPDGKITTLDINEELAYLPKKYFQESAFSSQIDFKLKDAKEFLKETKENFDLIFIDADKESYVEYFNLLKNKVKSGTVILFDNVLWYGKILEDQPKQKSTQIIKDLNDLVSKDKDFENVILPLRDGLHLIRKK; encoded by the coding sequence ATGAGTTTTTTCGAAGAACATTGTCCGGAAGTCGATCGCTATTTAGAAGATCATGCCTCTGCAGAACCCGATATTTTAAAGAGATTGCGGAAAGAAACTTATCAGAAAACCACTCAACCTCATATGATTTCGGGCTATTTGCAAGGCAGATTTCTTTCCCTTATTTCAAAAATGGTTTCGCCGGAAAATATCTTAGAAATTGGGACTTTCACAGGTTATGCCACACTCTGCTTGGCGGAGGGTTTGCGGCCTGATGGCAAGATCACCACTTTAGATATTAATGAAGAGCTTGCTTATCTGCCCAAAAAATACTTTCAGGAAAGTGCCTTTTCTAGTCAGATTGATTTTAAATTAAAAGATGCGAAGGAATTTTTAAAAGAAACAAAGGAAAATTTTGATCTTATATTTATTGATGCAGACAAAGAAAGTTATGTTGAATATTTCAACCTCTTAAAAAACAAAGTGAAAAGTGGAACTGTAATTCTGTTTGATAACGTTTTGTGGTACGGAAAAATTCTGGAAGATCAGCCGAAGCAAAAATCAACACAAATCATTAAAGACCTGAATGACCTGGTGTCAAAAGATAAAGATTTCGAAAATGTTATTTTACCTTTGCGCGACGGCCTTCATTTAATCCGTAAAAAATAA
- a CDS encoding OmpA/MotB family protein, with product MKIASLGAVLGMALMMTSCVSKKQFDALNENYNQCITNVGERQREIQDLKGLNSGLSSENALLKGQNDALKSSLDACLSNSGKGSANIDKLIGEINSSNKYIKQLISTNSKNDSLNLALSNKLKRSLDNIADNDVQVKVLKGVVMISLSDNMLYRTGDYNILPAAQDVLGKVAKVINDYDTYSVLIEGNTDNVPLNSNNLPKDNWDLSALRATSMAKVLQTRFGVNPARITAGGRSEYNPKTTNASVSGRAENRRTEIIIMPKLDEFMKLMEIAPVKN from the coding sequence ATGAAAATAGCGAGTTTAGGTGCCGTTCTTGGAATGGCTTTAATGATGACTTCCTGTGTGAGCAAGAAGCAGTTTGATGCTTTAAATGAGAATTATAATCAATGCATCACCAATGTTGGGGAAAGGCAGCGTGAAATTCAAGATTTAAAAGGATTAAATTCTGGTCTCTCCAGCGAAAATGCACTTTTAAAAGGGCAAAATGATGCGTTGAAATCTTCGCTTGATGCGTGTTTATCCAACAGCGGAAAAGGTTCTGCGAATATTGATAAATTGATTGGGGAAATTAATTCTTCCAACAAATACATCAAACAGCTCATTTCAACCAATTCAAAAAACGACAGTTTGAACTTGGCTTTATCTAACAAATTAAAACGATCACTGGATAATATCGCAGATAATGATGTACAGGTGAAAGTACTGAAAGGAGTTGTAATGATCTCACTTTCCGACAATATGTTGTACAGAACCGGCGACTACAATATTTTACCTGCAGCACAAGATGTATTAGGAAAAGTAGCGAAGGTAATTAATGATTACGACACGTATTCTGTATTAATTGAAGGTAATACCGATAATGTTCCGTTGAACTCTAATAACTTGCCGAAAGACAACTGGGATTTATCAGCTTTAAGAGCGACATCAATGGCGAAAGTACTTCAGACGAGATTCGGTGTAAATCCTGCAAGAATTACAGCAGGTGGACGAAGCGAGTACAATCCTAAAACGACCAACGCGTCAGTTTCAGGAAGAGCTGAAAACAGAAGAACTGAAATCATCATCATGCCGAAACTTGATGAGTTTATGAAATTAATGGAAATTGCTCCTGTAAAAAACTAA
- a CDS encoding alpha/beta hydrolase, whose amino-acid sequence MKTKVFFLILVVANMIFAKAQMDEKFYFPSKVMKPIEWASVENINFAVENDTITGVILKPNQKAKATIFYFHGAGGNVTNYAPLMNYLLKDNYQIVLIDFRGYGKSTGKPLHTNIAADGEIIFNELMKRKDIKNQKIIFYGASIGTQIATHLAKDHQSEVSGLVLEGAMVSFGHIAAVYAPQVKDYLENSFITPYSAKEDIKQITKIPKLMIHSKEDKDVPFAQGKTLYEMAAEPKEFIEFSGEHLYALKYESAKILASLNKMIGK is encoded by the coding sequence ATGAAAACAAAAGTATTCTTTCTAATTCTCGTGGTTGCTAACATGATTTTCGCAAAAGCTCAAATGGATGAAAAATTCTATTTCCCGAGTAAAGTGATGAAACCGATTGAATGGGCATCTGTAGAAAACATCAACTTCGCGGTAGAAAATGACACGATTACGGGGGTAATTTTAAAACCCAATCAAAAAGCGAAAGCGACTATTTTCTATTTTCATGGCGCCGGCGGAAACGTGACGAATTATGCTCCTTTAATGAATTATTTATTGAAAGATAATTATCAAATTGTATTGATCGATTTCCGAGGTTACGGGAAATCAACAGGAAAACCGCTTCACACCAATATTGCTGCAGATGGAGAAATAATTTTCAATGAGTTGATGAAAAGAAAAGATATTAAAAACCAAAAGATCATTTTTTACGGAGCATCCATAGGAACGCAGATCGCTACTCATTTGGCAAAAGATCATCAATCTGAAGTCAGTGGATTAGTCTTAGAAGGCGCAATGGTTTCGTTCGGACATATCGCCGCAGTTTACGCACCACAAGTAAAGGATTACCTGGAGAATTCTTTTATAACCCCCTATTCCGCAAAAGAAGATATTAAGCAAATAACTAAAATTCCGAAACTCATGATTCACAGCAAGGAAGACAAAGATGTTCCTTTTGCGCAGGGAAAGACACTTTATGAAATGGCTGCAGAACCTAAAGAATTTATAGAATTCAGTGGTGAGCATTTATATGCTTTGAAATATGAAAGTGCGAAAATTTTGGCCAGCTTGAATAAAATGATAGGGAAATAG
- a CDS encoding protein-disulfide reductase DsbD family protein: MKFKNWFILIVLFLFQGITAQIKDPVKFKYNINSLPNNEYEAVLTATIDKNWHIYSQDLPPDSGIPTEMKLTSKEGISLLGKVIEQGKKHDEFSEAFGAQIVYYSDKVLFKQKFKLKNNAKPANITAEITYQTCDDRVCLAPNTLEFEQKVTPTAGAETQVSTTGVTEPNGTALLTENADTLTSTDVPETTIQTPVVAKQEGLKVASLDFANPQTDCGIAAQENSENFWTYLLLGFFGGLIALLTPCVFPMIPLTVSFFTKGNKDKAKGKRDAFIYGFFILLIFVLLSVPFHIIDGIAGNIFNQISTSVWLNVAFFIIFLFFAGSFFGYYDITLPSSIANKSSKAEDAGGIIGIFFMALTLVIVSFSCTGPILGSLLGSAVTGSSNVPMLLTFALAGFGFSWAIVFGLLALFPQALQSLPKSGGWMNTVKVVLGFIELGLALKFLSKADLVSKTFFLKRELFIAIWILIAIGLVLYLFGKIRFPHDDKNAKISTTRKIIGFLGIAFIIYLIQGLFPAERPRLQHLSGILPPINVSYLHDEKDGILGMHPSHDYFEALEIAKKENKPLLIDFTGYGCENCRKMEEFVWSEPDILPILQNEVILASLYIDDKEPLPESEQTSIDMGNGQKKKIKTIGDKWSLFQQINFNNNSQPHYVLVSPDGKVINTPISGYMPKEDFKAFLECGIGFFKKGK, from the coding sequence ATGAAATTTAAAAATTGGTTTATCCTTATTGTTCTTTTCCTTTTTCAGGGAATTACCGCACAAATTAAAGATCCTGTAAAATTTAAATACAATATTAATTCACTGCCAAATAATGAATACGAAGCAGTTTTAACGGCAACGATCGATAAAAACTGGCATATCTATTCACAAGATTTACCGCCGGATTCTGGGATCCCGACTGAAATGAAGCTAACTTCCAAAGAGGGAATTAGCCTGCTCGGGAAAGTAATTGAACAAGGGAAAAAACACGATGAATTTTCTGAAGCTTTTGGCGCTCAGATCGTTTATTATTCGGACAAGGTTTTATTTAAACAAAAATTCAAACTAAAAAACAACGCAAAACCTGCAAATATAACAGCCGAAATTACGTATCAAACTTGTGATGACCGGGTTTGTTTGGCACCGAACACTTTAGAATTTGAACAAAAAGTAACGCCGACCGCGGGTGCAGAAACTCAAGTATCAACCACTGGTGTAACAGAACCTAATGGTACGGCACTCCTTACAGAAAATGCAGATACGCTTACTTCAACAGACGTTCCAGAAACTACTATTCAAACTCCAGTCGTAGCGAAACAGGAAGGATTGAAAGTAGCTTCCTTAGATTTCGCAAATCCACAAACCGATTGCGGAATTGCCGCGCAGGAAAACAGCGAAAACTTTTGGACCTATTTATTATTAGGCTTTTTCGGTGGATTGATCGCCTTACTTACGCCCTGTGTATTTCCGATGATTCCTTTAACTGTCTCATTTTTCACAAAAGGAAATAAAGACAAAGCAAAAGGGAAAAGAGATGCATTTATCTACGGATTCTTCATCTTACTTATTTTCGTTTTATTGAGCGTTCCTTTTCATATTATTGATGGAATTGCAGGAAATATCTTCAATCAAATCTCTACAAGTGTTTGGTTAAATGTTGCCTTCTTCATCATTTTCTTATTTTTTGCCGGAAGTTTTTTTGGGTATTATGATATCACTTTACCAAGTTCTATTGCCAACAAATCATCAAAAGCAGAAGATGCTGGTGGGATTATCGGAATCTTCTTTATGGCGTTGACTTTGGTTATCGTTTCCTTCTCTTGTACAGGTCCAATTCTGGGGAGTTTATTAGGAAGTGCGGTCACAGGATCATCAAACGTTCCCATGCTGCTGACTTTTGCTTTAGCAGGATTCGGATTTTCGTGGGCGATTGTTTTTGGTCTACTTGCATTATTCCCGCAGGCACTGCAAAGCTTACCCAAATCAGGCGGCTGGATGAATACCGTGAAAGTTGTTTTAGGTTTTATAGAATTAGGTTTGGCTTTGAAGTTTTTATCAAAAGCAGATTTAGTTTCAAAAACGTTCTTCCTGAAAAGAGAATTATTTATCGCAATTTGGATTTTAATTGCGATCGGTTTGGTACTTTATCTATTCGGGAAAATTAGATTTCCGCACGATGATAAAAACGCTAAAATATCTACAACAAGAAAAATCATCGGTTTTTTAGGAATTGCCTTTATTATCTATTTGATTCAAGGTTTATTTCCAGCGGAACGACCAAGACTTCAGCATTTGAGTGGAATTTTGCCACCGATTAACGTCAGTTATTTACATGATGAAAAAGATGGAATTTTGGGGATGCATCCTTCGCACGATTATTTCGAAGCACTTGAAATCGCGAAAAAAGAAAATAAACCTTTGCTGATTGACTTTACAGGCTACGGTTGCGAAAACTGCCGAAAAATGGAAGAATTCGTGTGGAGCGAACCCGATATTTTACCAATTCTTCAAAACGAAGTAATACTAGCTTCACTTTATATTGATGATAAAGAACCTTTGCCAGAAAGTGAGCAAACTTCCATTGATATGGGAAATGGTCAGAAAAAGAAAATTAAAACCATTGGGGATAAATGGAGTCTGTTTCAACAAATTAACTTTAATAATAATTCACAACCTCACTATGTTTTGGTTTCTCCAGATGGAAAAGTGATCAACACTCCTATTTCTGGATACATGCCGAAAGAGGATTTCAAAGCATTCTTAGAATGTGGAATTGGATTTTTCAAGAAAGGAAAATAA